The DNA window ATCTCGCCGCCGACCCGATCAACCAGTTCACGCTCTGGTTCCAGGAGGCCGCCGCCGCCGGCGTCCCGGAGCCCAACGCCATGGTGCTCGCCACCGCCTCGGCGGGCGGCCGGCCGAGCGCCCGCATCGTCCTGCTCAAGGGCTACGACGAGCGCGGTTTCGTCTTCTACACCAACTACGAGTCCCGTAAGGGCCGCGACCTGGCCGAGAACGCCCGCGCGTCCCTGCTGTTCCCCTGGCACGCCATCCGCCGCCAGGTCCGCGTGGACGGCACCGTGAGCCGCCTCTCCCACGAGGAGTCGGCCGAATACTTCAACTCCCGCCCGTACGGCTCCCGCATCGGCGCGTGGGCGTCGCGGCAGTCGGCCGTCGTACGCTCCCGTGACGAGCTGGACGCCCGCTACGAGAAGCTGGCGGCGCGCTGGCCGGAGGATCCGCCGGTGCCCGACTTCTGGGGCGGCTTCCGGGTCCAGCCGGTCGAGATGGAGTTCTGGCAGGGGCAGCTCGACCGGATGCACGACCGGCTCCGCTACCGGCGGACACCACCCGGATGGGTTTTGGAGAGACTTGCGCCTTAATGTTCGGTAAGTGGCTCTCGGGGACTTGATCAAGCGTCATCTGGTGGACACCCGGCCGCTCGGCGTGCCCGCCTACCGGCGGATCTGGCTCGGCCAGGCGGTCTCCCACGTGGGGGTCGGGGTCACCGTCGTCGCGGTCAGCAAGCAGGTCTACGACATCACCGGGTCCTCGCTCTGGGTCGGGCTGCTCGGACTGGCCAACCTGGTCCCGCTCGTCGTCTTCGGACTGTGGGGCGGGGCCGTGGCCGACGCCGTGGACCGGCGCAAGCTGCTGCTCGCCGGATCGGCCGTGGCCTGGACGGCGACGCTGTTCATCCTCGTCCAGGCGCTGATCGGGCTCAGCAATGTCTACGTGATCTTCGCCGCGGTCGCGGTGAACGCCACCGGGTTCGCCATCACCGGGCCGACCCGGGGCGCGATCATCCCGAGGATCCTGCGGCCGCAGCTGGTCCCCGCCGCCAACGCGCTCAACTCGCTGGTCTACAGCATCGGCGCGGTCATCGGGCCGATGGTCGGCGGGCTGCTGCTCGCCGGCGGCGGCTACGCGGCCGCGTACGCGGTGGACGCCCTGCTGTTCACCGCCGGCCTCTACGCGGCCTTCAAGCTGCCCGCGCTGCCCCCGCTGGGCGAGGTGACCCGGCCGGGCGCGCGAGCGGTGCTGGAGGGGCTCGCCTTCATCATGCGCAGCCCCGTGCTGCTCATGTCGTTCGTCGTGGACATCATCGCCATGGTCTTCGCCCTGCCCAGGGCGCTCTTCCCCGAGGCGGCCGACCAGTGGTTCGGCGGCTCGGCGCTCGCGCTCGGCTGGCTCAACGCGGCCATGGCCATCGGCTCCGTCGTCGGCGCGCTGTTCTCCGGCTGGGTCGGCCGGGTGCGGCGGCAGGGCGTCGCGCTGGTCGTCGTCATCGCCGTGTGGGGGCTCGCCGTCGCCGCCGCGGGGATGACCGGGAACCTGTGGCTAGTGGTGACGTTCATGGCCGTCGGCGGCATGGCCGACGTGATCTCCTCGGTGTGGCGGCAGTCGATCCTCCAGCTCTACGCGCCTGACGAGATGCGGGGGCGGATGCAGGGCGCGTTCATGGTGGTCGTGGCCGGCGGGCCGCGCCTCGGCGACCTGCGGGCCGGCGCCACCGCCACGATGATCGGGCTGAGCGGCGCCTGGGTGGGCGGCGGCCTCGCCTGCGCGGCCGTGGTGCTCGTCGTCGGGCTGTCGGTCGCGGGGTTCCGCAACTACCGCGCGGACCTGGTGGCCGAACGGGCGGGCTAGCGGGCCCTCGCCGCCGCCTGGAGGTCGGACAGGAAGCCCGCGTACGCGGCGTCCCTGTCAGGGACGCGCAGCACGGCGGACGGGTGGATGGTCGCCACCGCCAGCCGGTCGCCGAGCGGCACCACCTCGCCCCGGTGCCGCGTCACCCTGAACGCGGCCCCGAGCAGCGAGCGCGCCGCCGTCGCGCCGAGCACCACGACCACGCGCGGCTCCACGGCCTCCAGCTCGGCCTCCAGCCACGGCCGGCAGGCCCCACGAACGGGTGCCCCTGCCGGTCCTCCTGGTCGCCGGGCTGCTCGCCCACGAGCATGAAGGCCGCCTTCCCCTTGCCCTCGCCGAACACCGTCTGCGTCGCGTCGCGGTAGAGGCCGCAGCCCTCGCAGCGGGCCGCCGCGTCACGCAGCGAGACGAGGTCGTGCCGCTCGGGAAGGAAGTCGGCTGCGCCGTTGTTGCCGTCCTTGAGCATCGTCGGTCGTTCTCCCCATAAGGTTCCCTGCGTGACCCACGTGCCCGAGGCGGACGGGCTCAGTCCCCGCCACGACCGACGTAACATTCAGTTGGGAGGACTGCCTTGACCGCACACGGCCTGATCGACACGACGGAGATGTACCTCCGCACGATTTACGAGCTCGAGGAAGAGGGCATCGTCCCGCTGCGCGCCCGCATCGCCGAGCGCCTGCAGCAGAGCGGCCCCACGGTGAGCCAGACCGTCGCCCGCATGGAGCGCGACGGCCTCGTCCGGGTCGAGGGCGACCGCCACCTCGCCATGACCGACCTGGGCCGCCAGCTCGCCACCCGGGTGATGCGCAAGCACCGCCTCGCCGAGTGCCTGCTCACCCAGGTCATCGGCCTGCCGTGGGAAGAGGTCCACGTCGAGGCGTGCCGCTGGGAGCACGTGATGTCGGAGTCGGTCGAGGCCCGGCTGGTGACCCTGCTCGACAATCCCACCGTCTGCCCGCACGGCAACCCCATCCCCGGCCTCGCGGAGCTCGGCGCCAAGGAGCCCGCGGAGGCCGCTCCCGACGGGCTCACGTCGATGTCCGACATCGCGGTGGGTTCGAGGGACGTGCCCGTGGTGGTGCGGCGAATTAGCGAACAAGTGCAAAGTGATCCCGCTGTGATGCTTAAACTCAAGCAAGTTGGGATACAACCCGGACGCGAGGTGACGCTCGCGGCGAGCGACGACGGTGTGCGGGTGACAGGTGACGGTGACGCGAACGACAATCCCGCGGAGCTTCCGCGCGATGTTGCCGCGCACGTTTTTGTCTCCAAGCGCTGACGTGCGCGCAGCGGCTTGGTTGAATCCCTTCTGGGAGGCCCTCCACTCTCCCCAGACCAAGACTGTTGCAGGAGCGCTCGTGGTTCGCTGTGCATGCTCGCCACCCCGAGGAGTGGTCTTCGGATGAAGCGTTGGGGGGATCTGTCGCAGGACGGGGTTGACCATCTCGCTGCCGGGTCCGTTCTCGACCATGCCGAGATGGCGGTGGTCGTCACCGACCGTTTCAGCAACCTCCTCTACTGGAACCCCTTCGCCGAGAAGCTCTTCGGCCGGCCGGGCAGCGCGGCGACGCGGGACACCTCCGTCCTGTCCCTCGGGATCATGGAGAAGGACCACCCGCAGGCGATCGAGCTGGCCAAGCACGTGCTCAAGGGCGGGGTGTGGGAGGGCACCTTCGACGTCAAGCGCGGCGACGGCACCATCGTCTACGTCCGCGCCCAGGCCGTGCCGCTGCGCCACACCTCCGGAGCCGTCACCGGCATCGTGATCACCGCCCGCGAGGCCCTGCGCAGCAACGAGCGCGAGAAGGACCGCTTCGGCCTGCTGGAGCGCATCGGCGAGCGGCTGGCCGGCTCCCTCTACGTCGAGGAGACGCTCAAGCGCGTCGCCGAGATGCTCGTCCCGCAGTTCGCCGACCACTGCTTCATCGAGCTGATGGAGGGCGACCGCCTCGTCCGGCGGGTCGCGCAGCACGTGCAGGGGTGGACCCCGCCGTCGGGCACGTGGAAGCCGGTGGGCGCGGAGATCCGCTACCCCATCGGCCACTACGCCGACACCGCGCTGCGCCGCCAGGAGACCATCCTCGTCGAGGACTTCGCCGGCAGCAGCTTCCCCGCGCCCAGCGAGGGCAGCGCCCGCCTGTGCGGCGAGATCGGCATGACCTCGGCCATCGTCGCCCCCCTGCTGGTGCGCGGCGAGACCCTGGGCCTGATGTACCTCGGCCTGTCCAACCTCACCGACCGCCGCAGCCCCCACTACGACGCCTTCGACCGTGACTTCGTCGGAGCCATCGCCACCCGGGTCGCGGTCGCGATCGACAACGCGCTGCTGTTCGAGGAGGAGCG is part of the Nonomuraea coxensis DSM 45129 genome and encodes:
- a CDS encoding MFS transporter, with amino-acid sequence MALGDLIKRHLVDTRPLGVPAYRRIWLGQAVSHVGVGVTVVAVSKQVYDITGSSLWVGLLGLANLVPLVVFGLWGGAVADAVDRRKLLLAGSAVAWTATLFILVQALIGLSNVYVIFAAVAVNATGFAITGPTRGAIIPRILRPQLVPAANALNSLVYSIGAVIGPMVGGLLLAGGGYAAAYAVDALLFTAGLYAAFKLPALPPLGEVTRPGARAVLEGLAFIMRSPVLLMSFVVDIIAMVFALPRALFPEAADQWFGGSALALGWLNAAMAIGSVVGALFSGWVGRVRRQGVALVVVIAVWGLAVAAAGMTGNLWLVVTFMAVGGMADVISSVWRQSILQLYAPDEMRGRMQGAFMVVVAGGPRLGDLRAGATATMIGLSGAWVGGGLACAAVVLVVGLSVAGFRNYRADLVAERAG
- a CDS encoding metal-dependent transcriptional regulator, which produces MTAHGLIDTTEMYLRTIYELEEEGIVPLRARIAERLQQSGPTVSQTVARMERDGLVRVEGDRHLAMTDLGRQLATRVMRKHRLAECLLTQVIGLPWEEVHVEACRWEHVMSESVEARLVTLLDNPTVCPHGNPIPGLAELGAKEPAEAAPDGLTSMSDIAVGSRDVPVVVRRISEQVQSDPAVMLKLKQVGIQPGREVTLAASDDGVRVTGDGDANDNPAELPRDVAAHVFVSKR
- the pdxH gene encoding pyridoxamine 5'-phosphate oxidase — translated: MDATPRPPSLAGLRRTYEGEPLLEADLAADPINQFTLWFQEAAAAGVPEPNAMVLATASAGGRPSARIVLLKGYDERGFVFYTNYESRKGRDLAENARASLLFPWHAIRRQVRVDGTVSRLSHEESAEYFNSRPYGSRIGAWASRQSAVVRSRDELDARYEKLAARWPEDPPVPDFWGGFRVQPVEMEFWQGQLDRMHDRLRYRRTPPGWVLERLAP